The DNA window GTAAATATGAGTTTTTGTACTACTCTATCTGTgtaatattataagttataacaaaTTGGATTGTAGTGgttcaaaatattatcataaaatatgtttaacttGTCTCATTTGGGTCACAATATGTATATGAAAAAGGATCGATAGGGCATTCAGTCacaatatttgagttatttaaatttatttaactaaaaaagatattatttgtataaatgctttataaatattattatactttattttgtaagaataatgtttaatgaatatataatatttattgacTTTTTGAATAACCAGATATTAAACAAACTCTTGAATTAAGTTCcactttttttaaacaaaatattgaaatagATGACAATGAATTGAGTTCACTATTCACATGTTACTTGGTTCAATATTAACATGTAAAATTTATCCCacccttcaaatatttaataacgccttagttttttgattaattgtttttttccattattacataaaaaaaattatttcaagttTGTGTAGTCTTGCTTAAACAATCATTTTCATAAttcataagttatttaaaatatatatataaatgaaacatTCACAacttaaacattattttgtttacAACTAaccacaaaattttaaataatatcttCTTAGTTCTGACTACAAACTGCGACTTTATCTCAAACCACCAATATCAACTTATTTTGATGGACTAAAATATCCTCATGGATAGATTTGGATCATTATTCATATTCGAACTAGAGCGTGTCACTATGCACTAATCAGTCTTTTTCAGATCTGACTGCAGGATTAAGCTTATGGTGAGAATTATCTGAAACATGGGGTGAGATTAACCCTAATCAATTGTTGTTTAATGCAAACTCAATCCTATGATACTTTTATAAAACCATTTTTTACTCTCAATACCTCACATAAACTAATAGTGGATTTCAATTATATTCCCTCATTATTTAAACAGGAGGACACCAAGACTTATTATTCAGATTAAGGTTATAAATATTGaggataaatattattacaaagtaaaaacttatttttaattctaaatttataaattttaaaaatttcaaatcagtaaattatttttctatcggtgacattcaaataattattaaaagtattgaataattaaatataactaatattgtatttttaaaatatatctatttaataaatataatatgatttcAAGTTAACctcaatcaaaaaaatatttatgtttttttttttctcgaaACAAATCAAATAGGCTCAAATCCCTTTTTCATGCATAaaacatatacatatattatttttttcctctaaatttgtatatataattttattaaatacaaaaatgttttttctataaaatcaaTCTTTTAgaaagtatatataatttttttataaatattcttatatatttttttaaaacaaattttgaattgaaaaatatttcttttatatttaattataaattacttccactataaaaatatttatttaatatatttagatatttattataatatttaatatataaaattttattttaatttttttaatttggtaaaatataaaatattaattaaacgtTTATTTCTTctacataataatttttttttaaattatttttttataaaatctatcttttatattaaaaaagtttatatatatatatatatatatatatatatatatattaaattttgtttttaagttttatatttatattttataaataatttttataaattattaaaagtttatatattataaattacttttaaataataaattattattgaacatatatataatttaattatatttatttttatattaaaataagattatattataattaaaaaatacaatttctttcaaattttaatattaatataataattttttattttttatgaaagtttaaaaaaaattgtaacttttttaatttgtttatttataattatatttaatatttataatttaactataatattatttatataaattttatttaattaaaaatataattattctaaatttgtgtaattattttttataaaaaatgttgttttatatgttaatttgtaattttgatttttataaaatttattaacttctattcaatattatatttaaataattataatgttttatatattaattacctttaaataataaattatttatttaacatttaaacatgtttctttattttattttgattataaataaatttttataatttaataatttcttttttttataaattattctataaaatttatttattctatataatatttaaatgaaaattttaatttatatatttattttttattttaattttagatatttgaatttaaaaatatttattttataaaattatataatttttatattaaatataatttttttaattttttttttaaactattcttttaaaaaaaatattgttttataaaataaatgtaaatgtttattttttactcaaaatttaatGATAGGCAactgttaaatatttaaatttatttatgttataatttataaattattataaattactttccgtataaaaattattaatttattataattaaatattaaattcttgAATAAGTGaaactataattttatattgGCTTTACATTTTACAGTTTTATGTAGAtactaaattaagaaataaacaaataaacctTAACcgtttttacaaattatatataaatattattttaacattccTTTTATgcctaattatattttaaattttatttttaagatttggaattaaaaattatgtatcaaatctttattataaatattaaattttctaatttatatgtttaaattgagaaatacataataaaaatactttattactatatcaaatttttaaataaataataaatataagcatatattagttatttttaataataatgaatttgtAGATTTTGGTtagttataatttgatttatagtgaattttaatattttaattagaaaaaattatattattattatttaaaatataatattatatttaatttattttacaaaattttaataaaaatatatttatgtatattttttagtttttattttaactaaatatttttataatctaaattcaaaattattttttcaaaattattttattttttatacattttaaaaaagtttaaatattaaaaattatttgtttcaaaaacaattattattttaaatgttttaaaataaattcaactttttaaaaatatactactgtaataaaaaaaaattattaatttgtatttatatataataaggttaaaataaaatattttgtaattctaaaagtaattgttaaaatatactgcttatatttatttaaaaaatgtttctacacaattaaaagtttttattttttaaattattaaataattaatgtataaaataactttttatactcatacaactattttttatttataaaataatattcataaaaaaaatttaaaaaaattaatatttaaataaagaaattatttattttaattttttttaaaagcttattaaaatttataccatttttaatttattgtaaaataatgttgaaataaaatgtttttgtaatttctgaaattaattacaaaatatatgaatatttatatttatttaaaaaatgtttctatacaattaaaagtttttatttttttaaaaaattaaattttaagtttttattcttataaactattttttatttataatattaaattcataacaaacatttttttaatttaaataaattatatattttaattgtttttaaggcttattaacattttatcaattctttttaaatatttaattaaattttaagtttttttattaagatttattatacAATTgatatcttattatatttattaaatagataCTTGTTATTTTTTCCTTCACTTAATTCTTAGATTATTGTATATAGTGAAAACATAATAAACACCCAAAAAAATTCATCACATAAAGAAGATATATCCTCGGTTTCTTTATGTATTTGGGCCACTAGAACACTAATGAtttgaaaattcatattattgTAGTTTAtactagaacaaattaaatctATCAACTTATTGTCATAACTCATAACTATTGCTAGTACTCCAAAATCCCTTCTATTTCTTCATACTTGCGAAAGAGTTTTACACATACAACATCATCATCGCCAGTTAACAAACATGTAATCTCCACACACGAAAAGAAATAAGAAGATGGCGGAACATGGAAACATTCGTCTGTTCAAAGCAAACGGGACTACTTGTCCCTCTATGGTCTCCTCCCTTGCTGACCCCAACCAAAGAAGGGACAAAAAAATCTCCAAATATGCACAAACAttggaaaaatatgaaaaagggACTTGATGAATTCTATGCTTCTGTTTGGGGCCGAGAGGTCATTGCAGTTTGAGGCAATCGGTTTTGGCGAGGCATTGGAAATGATGTGTTTTGCAGACCCAATACAGCGTTTAGTCTTCTTCTCCATCTAGAGAATTCAACTAGAATAGAACTCTCGCTCATGGAAACACCAAATCCTGCAAATGTAGCCAGGAGAATCGACAATATTGCTTGCACACGAATCTGCATAAACTAACAAACAGTACAAATGAGAAATCTATCATGAcgtattaattcaattttactaTAACTTACAACAGAGTAGAATATGTGGGCAAAGAGGACAACAAGTGTAAACTGGACCGACGCATACACCCATACAAACCTTCTCTTCACTGCACGTCagaataacaaaattttcagtatcatttcttttcattttcgGAGACAAACAAAAAGGAAAACCTTGGTTTACCCATGGTAGAAGAAGTCATGGATGCAAAAAGACCCAATACACAAGAGAATGGAAGAGATATATGGCTATAGCAAAATAAAACAGAATTTTCCTTCTCAATCATAACATCGAACTTACATCCCTAATAAACTACAGAAAAATGATATAGAGCGCGACTTGGAACAGCGAATACCCCAGCGATTTCTACCTGGCGGACaag is part of the Impatiens glandulifera chromosome 1, dImpGla2.1, whole genome shotgun sequence genome and encodes:
- the LOC124921733 gene encoding uncharacterized protein LOC124921733 — encoded protein: MTSSTMVKRRFVWVYASVQFTLVVLFAHIFYSVIRVQAILSILLATFAGFGVSMSESSILVEFSRWRRRLNAVLGLQNTSFPMPRQNRLPQTAMTSRPQTEA